The genomic segment TTCTGTCGAAACGCTCGGCGCTGTCCTCGGCCGAGGCCGCCCGCGATCAGGCCGAAACCGCCCTCGCGCGCGCGCGCATCGCGCTTTCCGAGGCCGAGCGGCGGCTTGCGGAGACCGAGATCCGCGCCGAATTTGCCGGCCAGCTCGCCAATGTCAGCGCGGTGCGCGGCGGGCTCGTCTCGACCAATGAAATGCTCGGCGAGTTGATTGACCCGCGCGCGCTCGAGGTCGCCTTCCGGGTCTCGAACGCGCAATTTGCGCGGCTGACCGATGCGGCGGGGGTGCTGATCCCGGCCGATGTGCGGGTGCGGCTCGATCTGCAGGGCCGCGCGCTCGAGCTGCCTGCGCGGCTCGTGCGGGTGGGCGCCGAGACCGGCGAGGGCCTCGCCGGGCGGCTTCTCTTCGCGCAGGTCGATCCGGGCGCGGCGGGGCTGCGGCCGGGCGATTTCGTGACCGTGCATCTGAGCGAGCCGCCGCTCGAGAACGTGGCCGAAGTGCCGGCGGCGGCGGTGGGGGGCGATGGCAAGGTGCTGCTCCTCGGTCCCGAGGATCGGCTCGTCGAGGCGCCCGTCGAGATCCTGCGCCGGCAGGGCGATGCGGTGATCATCCGCGCTGCGGGCCTCGCGCCGGGGCAGGAGATCGTGGCCGAGCGCACGCCTCTCTTGGGCGCGGGGCTCAAGCTGCGCCCGATGCGCCCGGGCGCGCCAACGGGGGGCTGAGATGGACGAGCAGGAGATCGCCCGCGCGGCCAATGCCGCCGCCCGAGACGCCGCCCGCAGCGCAGGCGGCTTCGTCGCCGCCGGTGGCGAGCTGCCGCCCGCGCGCGGGCTGATCGGCCTCTTCACCCGCCACCGCACGCTCGCCAATATCCTGCTCGTGGTGCTCCTGTGCGCCGGCCTCGCGGTGATGCCGAAGATGCGCGCGCAGTTCTTCCCCGATTCGGTCACCGAGGAGGTCGAGGTCGCCGTCACCTGGGAGGGCGCGGGCGCCGAGGATGTCGACCGCGCCATCGTGCAGGTGCTCGAACCCTCGCTGATCGCGGTCGAAGGGGTGGCGAGCTCGGAGAGCCGCGCGACCGAGGGCTCGGCGCGGATCACGCTCGAATTCGAGCCGGGCTGGGATATGGGCCGCGCGGTGAGCGATGTCGAACAGGCGATCACCACCGCCGCCGACCTGCCCGAGGCCGCCGAGGCGCCCGAGGTCACCCGCGGCGTCTGGCGCGATACGGTGACCGATGTCGTCGTGACCGGCCCGCTCGCGCCCGAACAGCTCGGCCGGCTGACCGATGAGCTCGTCGTGCGGTTTTACGGCGCGGGGGTGACGCGCACCACGGTGCAGGGCTTCGCCGCGCCGCGCACGATCGTCGAGGTCTCGACGCCGGCGATGATGAAACATGATGTCACGCTCGCGCAGATCGCGGCGGTGATCGGCGCCGAGGCGGCGACGAGCCCGGCGGGCGATGTCGCGGGGGGGGCGGCGCGCGTGCGCACCGGCGAGGAGCGGCGCGAGGCGCGTGACCTCGCCCGGCTCGTGCTGCGCTCGAATGCGGATGGCTCGCAGCTTCTCCTCGGTGATGTCGCCACGATCCGCCCCGAGGGGGTCGACCGGGCGCGCGCCTATTTCGTCGGTCAACAGCCCGCGATGACGATCAATGTCTCGCGTTCGGCGGCGGGCGATGCGATCGCGCTGCAACGCGCGGTTGAGAAAACCGTCGCCGAGATGCGCCCGACGCTGCCCGCGGGCACCACGATCGACCTGGTGCGCACCCGCTCGAACCTGATCCTCGACCGGCTCAACCTGCTTGTGGGCAACGGCATCCAGGGCCTCGCGCTGGTGCTTCTGTTGCTCTTTCTCTTCCTCAACGCGCGCACGGCCTTCTGGGTCGCGATGGGCATCCCGACCTCGATGGCGGCGGCTCTGGCGGTGATGTATTTCTCCGGCATGACGATCAACATGATCTCGATCTTCGCGCTGATCCTGACCCTCGGGATCGTCGTCGATGACGCGATCGTGGTGGGCGAACACGCCGATTTCCGCGCCCGCGAGCTTGGCGAACACCCGGTGCTCGCCGCCGAACAGGGCGCGCGGCGGATGGCGGCGCCGGTCTTCGCCTCGACGCTGACCACGATCATCGCCTTCGCCGCGCTGATCCTGATCGGCGGGCAGATGGGGACGATGATCTACGACATCCCCTTCACCGTGATCGCCGTGCTTTCGGCTTCGCTGATCGAATGTTTTCTCATTCTGCCCAACCACATGGCCCATGCGCTGAGCCATACCGCCGAGGGCCGCTGGTATGACTGGCCCTCGCGCAAGGTCAATATCGGCCTCGAATGGGTGCGG from the Rhodobacter xanthinilyticus genome contains:
- a CDS encoding efflux RND transporter periplasmic adaptor subunit, which gives rise to MRFLTRSLTGLFLLALTLGLLAAAGYAISAALAARAAKGPGPGMARERVFAANVLALDFRQITPELTAYGEVRAARRLELRAAAAGTVAELAPEFAEGAQVAAGTLLVRLDPAEARAARDSAAATVSEAEAALALARRTVEIAGDDLAAVVRQAELRGLALERQRAIDARGIGRAVDTEAAELAQSAADQAVLSKRSALSSAEAARDQAETALARARIALSEAERRLAETEIRAEFAGQLANVSAVRGGLVSTNEMLGELIDPRALEVAFRVSNAQFARLTDAAGVLIPADVRVRLDLQGRALELPARLVRVGAETGEGLAGRLLFAQVDPGAAGLRPGDFVTVHLSEPPLENVAEVPAAAVGGDGKVLLLGPEDRLVEAPVEILRRQGDAVIIRAAGLAPGQEIVAERTPLLGAGLKLRPMRPGAPTGG